One window of the Bacteroidota bacterium genome contains the following:
- a CDS encoding HAMP domain-containing histidine kinase: MSIYSKKQQWKLWLFMAAIVIITASLWYTNTLVNKIAQEERVKVKLWADAIKKKADLVKYTNELFNKIKIDERKKVELWAEATRQLSQDLTDYGFVLKVVSDNTTVPVILTDDHGTVITSRNLDPEKEKDKTYLKLQMQAMRAKQEPIEITIYKGQKNYLYYQDSKLFSELKNNLDDLIKSFISEVAVNSASVPVIYTDSTRENVIAYGNVDSVKIKDVAYLNQTLTLMASQNQPIEVEFGDGSKSYIFYQESMLLTQLKYYPYVMFTIIGLFLLVAYLLFSTARRVEQNQVWVGMAKETAHQLGTPLSSLIAWLEYLRSKGLDPETAAEIEKDVKRLETITERFSKIGSVPKLDTVDLVQVLEAAVNYMKLRTSKNVNFRIETSNQKEIFGQLNIPLFEWVIENLIRNAVDAMDGNGSIVISISDQTQFVYIDVADTGKGIPKSKYKTVFEPGFTTKQRGWGLGLSLTKRIIENYHSGKIFVKNSEIDKGTTFRIVLNK; the protein is encoded by the coding sequence ATGAGTATTTATTCGAAGAAGCAGCAATGGAAATTGTGGTTGTTTATGGCAGCCATTGTTATCATTACAGCATCCCTTTGGTACACAAATACACTTGTAAATAAAATAGCGCAAGAAGAACGCGTAAAGGTCAAACTATGGGCGGATGCAATTAAGAAAAAGGCCGATTTAGTGAAGTACACCAACGAACTTTTTAATAAAATCAAAATTGACGAACGTAAGAAAGTAGAGCTGTGGGCAGAAGCAACACGTCAACTTTCTCAGGATTTAACCGATTATGGTTTTGTGTTAAAAGTGGTTTCCGATAATACTACCGTGCCTGTTATTCTTACAGACGATCATGGAACGGTGATTACCTCTCGAAATCTAGACCCCGAAAAAGAAAAGGATAAAACGTATTTGAAACTGCAAATGCAAGCCATGCGTGCAAAGCAGGAACCAATAGAAATTACGATTTATAAAGGACAAAAAAATTATTTATACTACCAAGATTCTAAATTGTTTTCGGAGCTGAAAAATAATTTGGATGATTTAATCAAATCATTTATTTCTGAAGTGGCTGTGAATTCGGCTTCTGTTCCTGTGATTTATACCGATTCTACAAGAGAGAATGTGATTGCATATGGGAATGTAGATTCTGTAAAAATTAAAGATGTCGCTTATTTAAATCAAACATTAACATTGATGGCTTCCCAAAATCAACCGATTGAGGTGGAGTTTGGCGATGGAAGCAAAAGTTATATTTTCTATCAAGAATCAATGTTGTTGACACAGCTGAAATATTACCCGTATGTGATGTTTACAATTATTGGTTTGTTTCTACTGGTAGCTTACTTATTGTTCAGCACTGCTCGCAGAGTTGAGCAAAATCAGGTTTGGGTGGGAATGGCAAAAGAAACAGCGCACCAATTAGGAACACCTCTGTCGTCTTTAATTGCATGGCTGGAATATTTGCGTTCCAAAGGATTGGATCCGGAAACAGCTGCTGAAATTGAAAAGGATGTAAAACGATTGGAAACAATCACCGAACGTTTTTCCAAAATTGGTTCTGTTCCCAAATTGGATACCGTTGATTTGGTCCAAGTGCTGGAAGCAGCTGTGAACTATATGAAATTGAGAACATCTAAAAATGTTAATTTCAGAATAGAAACAAGCAATCAAAAAGAAATTTTCGGACAATTGAATATTCCATTGTTTGAATGGGTGATTGAAAATTTAATTCGAAATGCTGTAGATGCAATGGATGGGAATGGTTCGATTGTAATCAGTATTTCGGATCAAACTCAATTCGTATACATAGATGTGGCAGATACAGGAAAAGGTATTCCTAAATCAAAATACAAAACTGTTTTTGAACCTGGTTTTACAACGAAACAAAGAGGCTGGGGATTAGGTTTGTCGCTTACAAAACGAATCATTGAAAATTACCATTCGGGAAAAATATTTGTAAAAAATTCTGAAATTGATAAAGGAACAACATTCAGAATTGTGTTGAATAAATAA
- the hemW gene encoding radical SAM family heme chaperone HemW, which produces MAGIYIHIPFCKQACHYCDFHFSTSLQNKDAFLNALKKEIVLRKEYLKSEIISTIYFGGGTPSLLSKQEILEIYDVLKSNFEIDEDAEITLEANPDDLTEEKVVRLKDTPINRLSIGIQSFYDEDLKLMNRAHSAEESIKAVKLAQENGFNNITIDLIYGIPSLSHHRWRNNLQIAFALDVNHISAYCLTVEPKTALAHQVKKGLVKNVDEQHSSEQFEIMLEAMHANDFVQYEISNFCKNGAFSKHNSNYWRKEHYLGLGPSAHSFDGISRQWNIANNALYIKSIEKGNLNFEKEVLSPEQQYNEYVMTSLRTIWGLDLIQVEKSFGKIFLDDCMQNVKSYIKSEDVLLEENKLYLSDKGKLIADKIASDLFKIRES; this is translated from the coding sequence ATGGCCGGTATTTATATTCATATTCCTTTCTGCAAACAAGCTTGCCATTATTGCGATTTTCATTTTTCCACTTCTCTTCAGAACAAAGATGCGTTCTTAAATGCACTTAAAAAAGAAATAGTACTTCGAAAAGAGTATTTGAAATCAGAAATTATTTCTACCATTTATTTTGGAGGAGGCACGCCTTCCTTGCTTTCAAAGCAGGAAATTCTTGAAATTTATGATGTTCTAAAAAGTAATTTCGAAATAGATGAAGATGCAGAAATTACGCTGGAAGCTAACCCTGACGATTTAACAGAAGAAAAAGTGGTGAGGTTGAAAGATACGCCAATCAATCGGTTGAGTATTGGGATCCAAAGTTTTTATGATGAGGATTTAAAATTAATGAATCGTGCGCACTCTGCAGAAGAAAGCATAAAAGCGGTAAAGTTGGCGCAGGAAAATGGTTTTAATAATATTACCATTGATTTGATTTATGGGATTCCTTCACTTTCACATCACCGATGGAGAAACAATTTACAGATTGCTTTTGCCTTGGATGTGAATCACATCTCAGCATATTGCTTAACCGTTGAGCCTAAAACAGCGTTGGCACATCAGGTGAAAAAAGGATTAGTGAAGAATGTGGATGAGCAGCATAGTTCTGAACAGTTCGAGATAATGTTAGAAGCCATGCATGCAAATGACTTCGTTCAATATGAAATTTCGAATTTTTGTAAAAACGGAGCGTTTTCCAAACACAATAGCAACTATTGGAGAAAAGAACATTATTTAGGCTTAGGTCCTTCTGCACATTCGTTTGATGGAATAAGTCGTCAATGGAATATTGCCAACAATGCGCTCTATATAAAGTCGATTGAAAAAGGGAATCTGAATTTTGAAAAAGAAGTGCTTTCTCCAGAACAACAGTATAATGAATATGTGATGACTTCTTTAAGAACCATCTGGGGCTTGGATTTAATACAGGTGGAAAAAAGTTTTGGAAAAATATTTTTAGATGATTGTATGCAAAACGTAAAGAGTTATATTAAATCGGAGGATGTGCTGCTTGAAGAAAATAAATTATATTTATCAGATAAAGGAAAATTAATTGCAGATAAGATTGCAAGCGATCTTTTTAAAATTCGTGAATCATGA
- a CDS encoding cyclase family protein translates to MISKITHKGKSYNVDLDNPIDISIPLRTGKENVNAWYSNPVSIEPVRMGDWVGDVKQGGSVNFRNILFNPHGNGTHTECVGHISKEDYSINQTLKKFFFMAEVITVLPDELENGDKVITQKHIENCLGEKRPEAIIIRTLDNHISKINKQYSNTNPPYLLEEAAKYIDGLGIDHLMIDLPSVDKEVDGGKLLAHHAFWQYPHNTQLHRTITEMIYVPNTIYDGSYLLNIQIASFENDASPSKPLLFQLNTAL, encoded by the coding sequence ATGATTTCAAAAATAACACACAAAGGAAAATCATATAATGTGGATTTAGATAATCCCATTGATATTTCCATCCCTTTAAGAACAGGAAAAGAAAATGTAAATGCATGGTATTCGAATCCTGTTTCCATTGAGCCCGTCCGTATGGGAGATTGGGTGGGTGATGTGAAGCAAGGCGGTTCAGTGAATTTTCGTAACATCCTTTTTAATCCACACGGTAATGGAACACATACAGAATGTGTGGGTCATATTAGTAAAGAAGATTATTCCATCAATCAAACGTTAAAAAAATTCTTTTTTATGGCGGAAGTAATTACGGTGCTTCCCGATGAATTAGAAAATGGTGACAAAGTGATTACCCAAAAGCATATTGAAAATTGTTTGGGTGAGAAACGACCGGAGGCAATCATCATTCGTACACTCGACAATCATATTTCTAAAATTAATAAACAATATTCGAATACAAATCCTCCTTATTTATTAGAAGAAGCCGCAAAATATATAGATGGATTAGGGATTGATCATTTAATGATTGATTTGCCATCTGTGGATAAAGAGGTTGATGGAGGTAAATTGTTAGCGCATCATGCATTTTGGCAATATCCTCACAATACCCAATTGCATCGTACGATTACCGAGATGATTTATGTGCCGAATACAATTTATGATGGTAGTTATTTGCTGAACATTCAAATCGCCAGCTTCGAAAATGATGCTTCACCAAGTAAACCATTGTTGTTTCAGTTGAACACTGCTTTGTAA
- a CDS encoding DUF2807 domain-containing protein, with amino-acid sequence MNSIKTKILGLTLLTSFSFLTSQAQQTRPVGDFTGIKAGDAFNINITQSDANSVKVNAPENVQSQIKTEVKDGILTITTEGNIKDADEITISVAMKSLTSLDISGASDVKSENQLTCEKLTIITNGAGDIHLDVKANDIKADISGAGDVTLKGTAQLLDVTVSGAGDLKASNLEATKIKAKVSGAGDAKVYAIQGLDADVSGAGSIIYKGNPVDRNVNISGAGSVRESKSGTGEETASDTTKIKLGGKNYTIIGDGDDDDKNERISKKDSLRNINEQFKHWNGIEFGVNGMMDYKNSIDLGPGANFLELDYAKSIQLGLNLYEKDFHIYKNYINLVTGFGFDFNHYALQNNVTLNGDTTYLSAWNDSTIDYKKNKLNVTYLKVPLMLEFNTSKNPNKNLHIGVGAEIAYRIHAVIKQKYEVNDRTYKIKQKDDFNLEPFRYSAVARIGFNDVTIFANYGLNRLFKKDKGPQVYPFTVGVTFTM; translated from the coding sequence ATGAACTCTATAAAAACAAAAATTCTAGGATTAACTTTACTGACAAGTTTCTCCTTTTTAACAAGCCAAGCTCAACAAACACGACCGGTTGGCGACTTCACAGGTATAAAAGCAGGAGATGCATTTAACATTAACATTACTCAAAGTGATGCTAACAGCGTAAAAGTAAACGCACCGGAAAATGTTCAATCCCAAATTAAAACAGAAGTAAAAGACGGAATTTTAACAATCACTACCGAAGGGAACATTAAAGATGCGGATGAAATCACTATTTCTGTTGCAATGAAATCCCTAACCAGCCTTGATATTTCAGGTGCTTCCGATGTAAAAAGTGAAAATCAATTAACCTGTGAGAAATTAACAATCATCACCAATGGGGCGGGAGATATTCACTTAGATGTAAAAGCAAACGATATCAAAGCAGACATTAGTGGCGCAGGCGATGTTACCTTAAAAGGTACCGCTCAACTGCTTGATGTTACTGTATCAGGAGCCGGTGATTTAAAAGCATCCAACTTAGAAGCGACCAAAATTAAAGCAAAAGTTTCCGGTGCCGGTGATGCAAAAGTATATGCCATACAAGGTTTAGATGCGGATGTTTCAGGCGCAGGATCAATTATTTACAAAGGGAATCCGGTAGATCGAAATGTTAACATTAGCGGAGCCGGATCTGTTCGCGAAAGCAAAAGCGGAACAGGTGAAGAAACTGCAAGCGATACAACAAAAATCAAATTAGGCGGAAAAAACTACACGATCATTGGCGATGGTGATGATGATGATAAAAACGAAAGAATTTCTAAAAAGGATTCTTTACGTAACATCAATGAACAATTCAAACATTGGAATGGTATTGAGTTCGGAGTGAATGGAATGATGGACTACAAAAACAGTATTGATCTTGGTCCGGGAGCTAATTTCCTTGAACTGGACTATGCAAAATCAATTCAATTAGGATTGAATCTTTACGAAAAAGATTTTCACATCTACAAAAACTACATTAATCTTGTTACCGGTTTTGGATTTGACTTTAACCATTATGCACTTCAAAATAATGTAACATTAAATGGCGACACCACCTATTTATCAGCATGGAACGATTCAACCATCGACTACAAAAAGAATAAATTAAATGTCACCTATTTAAAAGTGCCCTTAATGTTAGAATTCAACACCAGCAAAAATCCCAACAAAAACTTACATATTGGTGTGGGTGCTGAAATAGCATATCGAATTCATGCTGTTATAAAACAAAAATATGAGGTCAACGATAGAACTTATAAAATCAAACAAAAAGATGATTTCAATTTAGAACCATTCCGTTATAGCGCTGTTGCTCGAATCGGGTTTAATGATGTAACCATTTTTGCAAACTACGGCTTGAACCGTTTGTTCAAAAAAGACAAAGGGCCACAAGTTTACCCTTTCACAGTCGGAGTAACATTTACAATGTAG